From the genome of Neomonachus schauinslandi chromosome 5, ASM220157v2, whole genome shotgun sequence, one region includes:
- the REP15 gene encoding rab15 effector protein has product MGQNSSQQLPLKDSKEVSSICDVVSEAIVHAAQKVKEYLGFEDPLSNLCPASNTLNEIFLIHFVSFCQDKGVDEWLTTTKMTKHQAVLFGADWIWTFWGSEKQIRLQLAVQTLQMSSLPPMESKPCDFSPPESRAEEPSRKSRFDKLEEFCKLIGEDCLGLFIIFGVPGKPKDIRGVALDSVKGETVRGQLPGRKAVAQFVLETEDCVSIRELLGNCLSKTDGLREVGKVYISIL; this is encoded by the coding sequence ATGGGGCAAAACTCATCGCAACAGTTGCCTCTGAAGGACAGCAAAGAGGTTTCCAGCATCTGTGATGTCGTCAGCGAGGCTATAGTCCATGCAGCTCAGAAAGTGAAGGAGTATCTTGGATTTGAAGATCCTCTGAGCAATCTGTGCCCGGCTTCCAACACTCTGAATGAGATCTTCTTAATCCACTTTGTCTCTTTCTGCCAAGACAAGGGAGTGGACGAGTGGCTCACCACCACCAAGATGACCAAGCACCAAGCTGTACTGTTTGGGGCAGACTGGATTTGGACCTTCTGGGGATCCGAGAAACAGATCAGGCTTCAGCTGGCGGTGCAAACTCTGCAAATGTCTTCTCTCCCTCCTATGGAATCTAAGCCCTGTGACTTCTCACCTCCGGAATCCAGGGCAGAGGAGCCCTCCAGGAAAAGTAGATTTGATAAGCTGGAAGAATTCTGTAAGTTGATAGGAGAGGATTGTCTGGGCCTGTTTATCATCTTTGGGGTGCCGGGTAAGCCCAAAGACATCAGAGGAGTGGCCCTGGACAGTGTCAAAGGTGAGACCGTGCGGGGCCAGCTGCCAGGACGGAAGGCCGTGGCACAGTTTGTCCTGGAAACTGAAGATTGTGTCTCCATCAGAGAGCTGCTTGGAAACTGTCTGAGTAAGACAGACGGGCTGAGAGAGGTGGGCAAGGTTTATATTAGCATCCTCTGA